In Candidatus Nezhaarchaeota archaeon, the following are encoded in one genomic region:
- the tsaA gene encoding tRNA (N6-threonylcarbamoyladenosine(37)-N6)-methyltransferase TrmO, producing the protein MSVELSLRPIGFVRTPLKDEEVRDSWPQGVEASIEILEEYEEGLTGVEGFSHLIVIFYMHKVSEEQRRVLKVRFRRIAEKLGLSLEELPLVGVFCSDSPHRPNPLGVTIVELIERRGRLLRVRGLDAYDGTPVLDIKPYTPDRRISTLRLPKWYEEIEERLRAAGLAKPP; encoded by the coding sequence TTGAGCGTAGAGCTCTCCTTAAGGCCGATAGGGTTTGTTAGGACTCCGCTTAAAGATGAGGAGGTTAGGGATAGCTGGCCTCAGGGCGTCGAGGCCAGCATAGAGATCCTCGAGGAGTACGAGGAGGGCCTAACCGGCGTCGAGGGCTTCTCGCACTTAATAGTGATCTTCTACATGCATAAAGTCTCGGAGGAGCAGCGTAGGGTCCTGAAGGTTAGGTTTAGGAGGATTGCTGAGAAGCTTGGCTTAAGCTTAGAGGAGCTTCCGCTAGTAGGCGTGTTTTGCTCAGATTCCCCTCATAGGCCGAACCCCCTAGGGGTGACTATAGTCGAGCTCATCGAGAGGAGGGGGAGGCTTCTTAGGGTTAGGGGGCTAGACGCCTACGACGGGACCCCAGTCCTAGACATTAAGCCCTACACTCCAGATAGAAGGATCTCCACGCTCCGCCTCCCTAAGTGGTATGAGGAAATAGAGGAGAGGCTGAGGGCTGCTGGCTTAGCTAAGCCTCCTTGA